AAGTGCATCGAGCGGGTGTCGCCCAGCGAGGTGCCCAGGCGGGCGGCCTTGATGGGGTCCACGTCCCCGATCAGGTCGGCCACCGTCACGTCGGGCGTGGCGAGCTTTTCCACGTAGCGGTCGCCGCGCGGCAGCCAGCGGATCGGCAACTCCAGCCCGTGCGCTTCCAGCAGATGACGGCCCTCGGCGCCGATGGGGTTGAGGGGATCGTCGGGCATGTCCACGCCGTCGATGACCGGCACGTATTCGTCGAGCAGTTCCGTGATCGCGCGCAGGATGCGGCTCTTGGCCTGGCCGCGCAGCCCCAGCAGGATGAAGTTCTGGCGGGCCAGCAGGGCGTTGACCAGTTGCGGGATCACCGTCTCGTCGTAGCCGACCACGCCGGGAAAGAGTTCTTCCCCGTTGCGGAGTTTGCGCGTCAGGTTGTCCCGCACCTCGTCCTGCACGGTCCGCACCTGGCCGTCGAAGGGCGCGCGGCCCGCGTAGTCCGGCGTCTGAAGCAGTTCTCCGAGCGTCCTGGCCTTCACCTGTCCCTGTACGGCTGTCATGGTGCGCGAAAAGTAGCACGCGGGAGAGCGCGGGAATGTGCGGCTGGCTGGAGAATCAGGAGGACGCGGCAGAGCTGCTGGCCGCGTGCGCCTCGTCGTCTTCCAGCACCTTATACGCACAGACGGCGGCCAGCGCCGCCAGTTCGGGCGGCACGTCCCCGAAAGTCAGATGTACGTCCTTGCCATCGAAGGCGCCCCCGATCCGGCCCGTGAGCCGTTTCCCGTCCGCCCGCAGGTCCACGTCCTTGCCGATGATTCTTCCCGAGAAGCGCCCGGTGATGCGTTCTCCGTCGGTGACGAGGTGAACGTCGTTCCCGACCGTCTGCCCGCCCAGCCGCACGTCCACCCGCTCCGGCGTCACGTCCCCGTCCACGTCGAACCCGGCGAAGGTGCCCCCGACGCGCCCATCCACATCCCCCGCGTGCCGCGTGAGGTCCAGGTCCTTGCCCTGAATTCTCCCGCCGATGCGCCCGCGCAGATGCTGGCCGTCCCACTCGGCGTGCAGGTCGTAGCCGTAAACCGTGCCGCCGATGCGTCCATTCAGTTCGCTCATGCCTTCCGGTACGCGCCCGGCTGGCCCGGAGTTGCCAGAATGTGCCGCGTGATTCGCCCCGCCTGCCCCGCCGACGCGCCCATTATCGCCTGCCACCGTTACCCCGCCGGAGCCGACGCCGCCGAGCGTCCCGTCTACGCTGCCTGGGTCACGGAGGCGCTGGAACGCGGCGTGTACCTCGGGTTTCTCGCCGTCGCGGACGGGGGAGGGGTGGTGGCGGGCGCTGGCCTGACCTTGCTGGAATGGGGGCCAACCAGGGGCGACCCACAGCCGTACCGGGCGCGGGTGGTGAACGTCTGGACGCACCCCGACTATCGGCGCCGGGGCCTCGCCCGTGAACTCGTCACGCGCTGCCTGCAAACCGCTCAGGAACGGAGCATCACCCGCGTCAGCCTGGGCACCAGTGAGATGGGGCGGGCGCTGTATAAGGGACTGGGCTTTCAGGCGAGCGGGACGGAGATGGCGCTGCGTTTGTAACGGGCTGGAAGTCGAGGCTTTTCCTTCGCGCTCTGCTCTTCCCCCCCGCGCTAGACTCCCCCCCATGTACCGTGCCGTCATCGGGCTGGAAGTCCACCTGCAACTGCGGACGCGCTCCAAGCTCTTCAGCGCCTGCCCCGCCGACTACCACGGGGCCGAGCCGAACACCTACACCGATCCCCTCACGCTGGGGCTGCCCGGCACGCTGCCCACCCTCAACCGCGAGGCGGTGGACCTCGCGCTGATGTTCGGCCTGGCGCTCAACTGCGACGTGTCGGGCTTCACCCAGTTTCACCGCAAGAACTACTTCTACCCCGACGCGCCCAAGAACTTCCAGCTCTCGCAGTACGACCGCCCGATTGCGCGGGACGGGTATCTGGAGGTCGGCGGTGAGCGCGTCCGCATCAAACGCGCCCACCTGGAGGACGACGCGGGGAAACTCATTCACCCGACCTACGCGCCCTACAGCCTGCTGGACCTCAACCGCGCCGGGTCGCCGCTGATCGAGATGGTGACCGAGGCGGACATCACCGACGCCGAGCAGGCCCGCGCCTTTTTAGAGGCCGTGCAGGCCATCGCCCAGTCCCTCGGCGTGTCCGACGCGACGCCCGAGGAAGGCAAGATGCGCTGCGACGTGAATCTCAGCATTCACAAGCCCGGCGAACCCTGGGGGACCAAGGTGGAGGTCAAGAACCTCAACTCCTTCCGCTCGGTGGCCCGCGCCATCGAGTACGAGACGGCGCGGCAGACGCGCGTGCTGGACTCGGGCGGCCAGATCACCCAGGACACCCTGGGCTGGGACGAGGGCGGCCAGAAGACCTTCGTGATGCGGACGAAGGAAGGCGAGGCCGACTACCGTTACTTCCCCGAGCCGGACCTGCCGCCGCTGGAGATCACGCCCGAGTGGATCGGGCGCGTGCGGGCGCGGATGCCCGAACTGCCCAGGCAGAAGCGGGCGCGGTATGTGGCGGCGGGCGTGCGCGAGAGCGACGCCGAGACGCTCAGCCTGAACGTCCCCCTCAGCCGCTTCTATGACGAGGCGCTTTCGGCCCAGCCTGCCCCCGACGCGCAGAAGCTCGCCAACTGGCTCTTGACCGACGTGGCCGGGCTGCTGGCCGCGCGGGAAACCGGCATCGCGCAGGCGGACCTCCAGCCGCAGCACCTCGCCGCCCTGGTGCGCCTGATCGACGCGGGCACCATCAGCGGCAAGATTGCAAAAGACCTCCTCCCCGACGTGATGAATGGGCAGGACCCGGAGGCGCTGGTCCGCGAACGCGGCCTGACGGTCGTGACCGATACCGCCGCTATCGACGCCGCCATCGACGCCGCGATGCAGGCCGACCCCGCCACCGTGGAGAAGGTCCGCGCCGGGAACGCCAAGGCGATGAACGCCCTTTTCGGCCCGGTGATGAAGGCGACCGGCGGCAAGGCCAAGCCGGAGGTCGTGCGCGAGCGGCTTCAGGCGAAACTGGGGCTGTGAAGGCTCGCTGCGCTCGCCGTCTAACCGTCAGACCGTCGAACGGTCTAAGGGCATGGGTGTCGCAGGCCGTTCGACGGTCTGACCTTTTGACCGTTCGGCGCGCCGCAGGCGCCCCATGATGCGGTCCGCCGCCCTCGCCGCCCTGTGGGTGCAGGTCGTGGGGACGTTCGGGCTGGCGGCCTATGCCCTGTGGCGTGGGAATTTCTCCCAGGAGGCCTGGTTCTCGGGGATCGAGGCGTTTCTGGGTGGGCTGGTGCTGGCGTGGTGGACGGTCCTCCTGGGGCGCTTCACGGCGGGGCGGGTGGTGCCGCTGACGGACGGGACGCTGGTGTCATTGCGGATCGCCTTTCCCGGGCTCACGTCCTTCCGGCTGGTGCTGTGGTTCCTGACGCTGCTGGGCGTGCTGGCGGGCCTGGCCCCGGAGGCGAACACGGTCGCCCTCACCGCGCTCTTTACGGTCTGGTTCGCGGCGATCCTGGCGAGCAACGCCGTCTACGGCACCCTCGCCCGCCTGGCCCCCAATCCCGCCGACCTGACGGGCCGCCGCAGGCTGGCGGATTGGCTGAACGTCGCCGCCGCCCTCAGCCTGGGGATGACCGTGTTCAATCTGGTGCCCATCGCCGGGTTCAGCACGCTCCCAACGCTCACCGATCAGCTCGTCTACGGCCTCAGCGGCGGACTGGACGTGCTGGCGACGTTGCTGGCGCTGGGGGCGGTGCAGGCTGCGCCGTGGGCGGAGGGCTGAGGGTCAGCTTCCCTGCCCGCTGCTCCCTGTATGCTGCATGGCACGCATGATGGAACGTAAACCTCTCGTGTCGCTGGGCGACCTAGCCTGGGACGTGCTGGCTAAACCCGATACCATGCTGCTGCCGGGCGGGGACACCACCGGTCGCATGGAACTCTCCGGGGGCGGATCGGCGGCCAACCTGGCCGTCTGGGCCCGCCGGGCCGGGTATCCCGCGACCTTCGTGGGCAAGATCGGCCGCGACCGCTTCGGGGAACTGGCGACCGCCGAACTGCACGCCGAGGACGTGCGGACTGCCCTCACCCTCAGTGACGTGCACCCCACCGGCGTGATTCTCGCGCTGATCGACCGCCGCGGCCAGCGCGCGATGCTGACCGGGCAGGGCGCCGACTGGGAGCTGCTGCCCGAAGAAGTGCCGCAGGAGGTGCTGCGGGAGGCGCGGCACCTGCACCTCACCGCCTGGAGCCTCTTCCGCGATCCGCCGCGCGCCGCCGCCCTCACCGCCGCGCGCCTTGCCAAGGAGGCCGGGGCCACCCTCAGCCTCGACCCCGGGAGCTTTCAGATGATTCAGCAGATGGGCCGCGAGAACTTCCTGAAGATCGTGGACGGTGTCCCCTTCGATCTGATCTTTCCCAACGCCGACGAGGCCCGCGCCATGAGCGGCGAGGACGACCCCGGCCGCGCCCTGGACTGGCTGCGCGCCCGCTATCCGCACGCGCTGGTCGTGCTGAAGCTGGACGAGGAAGGCGCGCTGCTGGAAGGTCCCGCGCAGCCCCGCACGCACGTTCCCGCCAGCCAAGACCGCCTGATCGACGCGACCGGGGCGGGCGACGCCTTCGGTGGCGCGTTCCTGGCCGGATGGCTGGCCCACGGGGACGCCGTGCGCGCCGCGCGGCTGGCTGTGCAGGTGGGCGGCTGGGTCGTGTCGCGCTTCGGCGCGCGGCCCCCCGCCGACGCCGACCTCGAAGCGCGGCTCGCGCCATTCCGGACAGAAGGGGTGGGCGCGTGACCCGCCTGCAAGGCCGGGGGACGGCGCTGTGGGTCAAGGTGCTGCTCGCGCTGGTGGCACTGCTGCTGCTGGCGGCGCTGGGAGTCTTCCTCTATCTGCGCAGCCTCACGCAGCCCGCCGGAGGCGGCCCCTACACGCTGGAGGTCAAGCCGGGGGATACCCTGCCGCAGGTGGCCCGCACCCTGCAAGCGCACGGCATCGTGAAAAACGCCGACGCCCTGCGTTTCGTGATGCGGCAAAACGGCACGGCGGGGAGCCTCAAGGAAGGGCTGTACGACCTGAACGGCGGCATGAACGTCTATCAGGTGGCCGACAAGCTGGCCGGTCCGGCCCGCATTCCCACCGTGGACGCGACCATTCCCGAAGGCTGGCGCCTCAAGGACATTCCCCCGATCCTCGCCAAGGCCGGGTTCGACGCGGCGGCGGTGAAGGCCGCCCTGGGCGACCCCAGCCTCAGCCCCTACACGGCGGGCAAGCAGAAGAACCTCGAAGGCTTCGTGTTTCCCGCCAAGTACGAGTTCCGGGTGGGCGAGGCCCCCAAGGAGGCCGTGCGGGAGATGGTCACGCGCATGAACGAGGAATTCACGCCCGAGAACGTGGCCAAGGCCAAGGCGCTCGGCCTCAGCGTGCGGGGCTGGGTGACGCTCGCCAGCATGGTGCAGGCCGAGGCCGCCAACGACGGCGAGATGCCGGTGATCGCCGGGGTGTTCCTGAACCGCCTGAAGGACGGCATCGCGCTGGGCAGCGACCCCACCGTCGCCTACGGCCTGGGCAAGAACCTGCCGGAACTCGACCGCAGCGCCGGAGACTTCACCAGGGACACGCCCTACAACACCTACACCCGCCAGGGCCTTCCCCCCACCCCCATCAACAACCCCGGTCAGGCCGCGCTGCTGAGCGTCCTGAACCCCAAGCGGCAGATGGCCGACGGCCGCGACGCGCTGTACTTCCTGCACGGGCTGAACGGCAAGATCTACGTGAACCACGACTATGCGTCGCACCTGCGGGACGTGGCGCGTTATCGCTAGGCGCCTGGCGGCGCCGTCTAAAGGTCGAAAGTATAACGGAAGGCGGCCCTTCAGCGGTCAGACGGTTAGACCGTTAGACGGGTCAGGACCGTTAGACTCCCCCCATGCCCTCCCGTGCCTTTCTGGAACGCCGCAATGCCCTCTGGGCACGGCTGCGCTCGCTCACGCCCGGCACGCCTGACTTCGAGGCCACGCTGGAGGAACTGGCGGCGTTGACCGGCTGGAACCGCGAGCGGGTGCTGGCGGGGCTGGGCCTGACGCCTGCTGAGGCGCCCCGGCCCGGCGAGGCGCGGTAAGGGCCTTCAGCCCTGGGCCGGGACGGGCACCCACACCGGCTCGGGTTCGATGTGGTCGGCGGGTTCCTTGCCTGGTTCCAGGCCGGTGTTCTGAACAGTCTGAAGGGGCCGCAACACCATCTCGCCCCGGCACTCGATCTGGCAGGAGAGCCGGGCCTCGCCCAGCAGGCCTTTTTCCAGCAGCTTGTCGCGCTCGGCCACCGTCATCCTTTCCGGCTCGCCCTCGGTGAAGTGGACGCGGCAGGTGGTGCAGCGGGCGTGGCCGCCGCAGCGGTGCAGGATGTCCACCCCGCCGCGCTCCAGCGCCAGCACCAGCCGCTCCCCCTCCTGGGCGTCAATGACTCCGTATCTCTCCGCGGTGATTCTCGGCATGCAGGGAGGATGGCATGAAATCCTCTCAGATGGACAGGAATCCCAGCAGGAGATTGTTCACCCGCACCGGCTCATCCCGCATCACCCAGTGGCTGGCGCGGGGGAAACGCACCACCCGCAGGTCCGGCACCCAGCGTTCGAGTCCGTCCGCCAGTTCGGGCAGCAGCGCCACGTCCCGCTCACCCCACAGCACCAGCGTAGGCACCCGCACCTCATTTTCCTTCACATTGCCGAAGCGGGGCAGGGCGCGGTAGTAGTTGATCATGGCGGTGGCGGCACCGGGCTGTTCCCAGGCCCGCTGGTACAGCTCGCGGTCGTGGGGGGTGTAGGCGGCCGGGTTCGTTCCCCGCAGCATCTTCCGCCCCGAACGCAACAGGAACCGCTCGGGCAGCCAGGGAAGCTGAAAAAAGAGGATGTACCAGGAGCGGAGCCACTGCCGGGGCATCCGCAGCATCCGGCGGGCGGCGGCGGGGTGCGGCGCGTTGAGGATCACCAGGCGGTCCACCACCTCCGGCTGCCGGATCGCCAGCGCCCAGGCGATGATGCCGCCCCAGTCGTGCCCGACGACATGCGCGCGCTCGTAGCCCAGGGCGTGAATCAGGGCGGCCACGTCCTCCCGCAGCCTGCTCAGGCGGTAGGCGGGGACCCCCGGCGGCTTCTCGCTGAGGTCATAGCCGCGCAGGTCCGGCGCGACCACCCGGAAGCCCGCGCGGGCCAGCGGGCCGATCTGCCGCTCCCAGGCCCGCCAGAACTCGGGAAACCCGTGCAGCAAGACCACCAGCGGCCCGTCCACCGGTCCCGCCTCGACGACGTGCAGACGGACGCCGTTCACCACCAGCTCTCTCCCGGCCAGGTCCGCCATCTTCAGTTCTCCGTTCCGGCGGGCACGCGCCCTGCGGGCAGAAGCTGCCAGGCCTGCACGTCCAGCAGCCCGCGCGGCGTGAGCTTGAGGGCCGGAATCACGCTCAGGCCCAGGAAACTCAGGGTGGTGACCGGGTAGGGGAGGGTGCAGCCCAGCGCCCGCGCCGCCGCCGTCACCTGCGAGAGGCGCGCGGCGACTTCCTGCGGGGGGCGGTCGCTCATCAGGCCCGCGTAGGGGAGGGGGAGACTGGCGCGCACCTCGCCCCCCGCCACCACGACCACGCCGCCGCCCAGCGCCTCCAGTGCCCGGCCCGCCGCCCGCACGTCCGCGTCGGTACCGCCCAGCACCGCGACGTTGTGCGCGTCGTGCAGGATGCTGATCGCCAGCGCACCCCCGGTCATCCCGGTGCCAGAGGTCCAGCAGGCGGCATAGTCCCCCCGGCCGTAGCGGTCCGCGACGACCAGCCGCGCGTCTCCCGTTCCCGGCGCGCCCACGCCGGTCGTGATCTGGTCGGGCCGGACCTGCATTACCGGCCAGTGGGCGGGCACGTCGAACGTCGCCGTGTCCCAGCCTGGCCCCAGGTTCACGCTGTCTCCCGGGAGAGGGGGCGTGACGGTGCCCGCCCGGGCTTCCACACCGCCCACAAAGGTTTCCAGCACCTCGAACCCGCTGAGGTCGCGCAGCAGCACGAAATCCGCCTGGTAGCCCGGCGCGACCAGGCCCAGGTCGTGCAGGCCCCAGTACTCGGCGGGGTTGCAGGTCACCAGCGCGACCGCGTCGGCGGGGTGCAGGCCACCCGCCACGCAGGCCCGCAGCAGCCGGTCGAGGTGCCCCAGCGAGAGCAGTTCGTCCACGCTCACGTCGTCGCTGACCAGCAGCGCGCGGCGGGGACGCTCGCGCAGGACGGGCAGCAGGGCCTCCAGGTTCCGCGCCGCCGATCCCTCACGCACCATCAGCCAGAGGCCCGCGCGCAGGCGCTCCCGGGCTTCCTCCGGGGTGGTTGCCTCGTGGTCGGAGTGGGGGCCCGCCGCCGCGTAGGCCTGGAGGTCGCGGCCCGCCACACCCGCCGCGTGCCCGTCGATCCGGCCTCCGCGTCCGGCCTCCAGCACGTCCCACACGCCCGGGTCTTCATTCAGCACACCCGGGTAATTCATCAGCTCGGCCAGGCCCAGCACGCCGGGCAGACGCAGGGCCGCCGCCACCTCCGCCGCGTCCAGCACCGCGCCCCCCCGCTCGAAGGGGCTGGCGGGCACCGAGGACGGCACCGAGCCGAAGACCCGCAGGCCGGATGTCCGCCCCGCCTCCAGCATCCACGTCAGGCCGCGCACGCCCAGCACGTTCACCACCTCGTGCGGCTCGGCCACCACCGCCGTCGTGCCGCGCGGCAACACCGCCGCCGCGAAGCGCGCGGGCGTCAGCAGGCTCGACTCGATATGCACGTGGGCGTCCATGAACCCCGGCGCGAGGAAGGCGCCGCGCGCCTCCACGGTCCGCGCCGCCCGCACGCCCGCCCCGGCGCCGACCAGCGCCGCGACCCGGCCCCCGGCGACCAGCACGTCGGCCCCGAACACCTCGCGCGTGACGGGCTGCACCACCTGCGCGCCGCGCACCAGCAGATCACCGTCCTCCAGGCCCCGCGCGACGCGCACCAGCCGCTGCCTCGCCGCCCGCTCTTTCGCTGCCTCTCCCGCTGTCATGGCGCAGTCTAGCGGGGCGCATCGGCCGCGGGCTACCGCCCCTTGAACACGTCTAGCCCCGGCCCCCGCTCGGCCAGCGCCCGCGCGAAGGCCTGCGCGTCGTTCAGGGGAGGGGCGGTCTTGCCGGGCACCGCCGCCTTGTCCCCCGGCGGTCCCCCGAAGCGCCGGGCGCGGAACATGCCCGGATGCTCCTCGAACACCGCCGTCACCCCTTCCGGCAGGGTCGCCAGATGGGCGGCGAAGGCCTGCTCCTGGGCCAGTTCCGCGTGCGCCGTGCTCCCGCCCAGCTCGGTCAGCAGACGGTCAATCAGGGCGAATACCTGCGCCGCGTAGGCTTCCACCTCCTCCCGGCGCGGCAGGTAGCCGCGGTGAACGACGCGGTTGCGGAAGTCGGCGCCCAGCGCCCTGGGGGTCAGGAAGTCCGGGGCGCGGCCCTCGCGCAGCAGGTACGCCAGCGCCAGCATCCCCACCTGGCGCTCCGACTGGCTGGCGACATGCCGCCAGGTGCCCTCCAGCGCGGCGAGGGCCTCCGTGAAGTCCCCCTCCGCCCCCGCCGCCCGCTCCAGCGCGAACGACCGCACGTAGAACTCGAAAAACCGCTCCAGCGCCGCCGCGAAGCTCGCCACGGCCTCGCGGGCGTAGCCGTCCATCAGCGCCCGCGTCCCCAGGTCGAACAGCACCTCGAACTTGTGCTTGCGGACGAACACCACGTACCGCGCCCCGCAGGCCGGGCAGATCACGTCATGAACCGCGCTGTCCGCGAACTCCACCGGCACCTCACGGGCGCAGGCGGGGCAGGTGGTGGGGAAGTGCATGGGCAGGAGTCTAACCGTCTGACCGTCTCACCGCCTGGAAGTTCCAGTTGGCAGGGTTTTGAGCGGCTCGACAGGTAGACCTTCAGACCGTTAGGCGGCAGACCACCCCTCAGGGCAGCTTCGCCCCCGGCGGCGTGATCACGTAACTCAGGCCGCCCGAGTGCGTGAGCCACTGCCGCTCGAAGGCCGCGCGGGGATAGGTGCGGCGCACACCCGCTTCGTTGGGCGCGGCGGGATCGTTCAGCACCGGGTTGCCCTGGGCGTCGAAGCCCACCAGGACCATCAGGTGACCGTCACTGTAGGTGAGGGGGGCGCCGGGCAACTCGCCTTTGTTCCAGCCCAGGCTGACAGCCAGCGGCAGGCCCGCCGCCGTGTACCGCTCGGCCTCCGCGAGACTGGGTAGCCGGGTGAC
The window above is part of the Deinococcus metallilatus genome. Proteins encoded here:
- a CDS encoding GNAT family N-acetyltransferase; translated protein: MCRVIRPACPADAPIIACHRYPAGADAAERPVYAAWVTEALERGVYLGFLAVADGGGVVAGAGLTLLEWGPTRGDPQPYRARVVNVWTHPDYRRRGLARELVTRCLQTAQERSITRVSLGTSEMGRALYKGLGFQASGTEMALRL
- the gatB gene encoding Asp-tRNA(Asn)/Glu-tRNA(Gln) amidotransferase subunit GatB, which translates into the protein MYRAVIGLEVHLQLRTRSKLFSACPADYHGAEPNTYTDPLTLGLPGTLPTLNREAVDLALMFGLALNCDVSGFTQFHRKNYFYPDAPKNFQLSQYDRPIARDGYLEVGGERVRIKRAHLEDDAGKLIHPTYAPYSLLDLNRAGSPLIEMVTEADITDAEQARAFLEAVQAIAQSLGVSDATPEEGKMRCDVNLSIHKPGEPWGTKVEVKNLNSFRSVARAIEYETARQTRVLDSGGQITQDTLGWDEGGQKTFVMRTKEGEADYRYFPEPDLPPLEITPEWIGRVRARMPELPRQKRARYVAAGVRESDAETLSLNVPLSRFYDEALSAQPAPDAQKLANWLLTDVAGLLAARETGIAQADLQPQHLAALVRLIDAGTISGKIAKDLLPDVMNGQDPEALVRERGLTVVTDTAAIDAAIDAAMQADPATVEKVRAGNAKAMNALFGPVMKATGGKAKPEVVRERLQAKLGL
- a CDS encoding carbohydrate kinase family protein, coding for MMERKPLVSLGDLAWDVLAKPDTMLLPGGDTTGRMELSGGGSAANLAVWARRAGYPATFVGKIGRDRFGELATAELHAEDVRTALTLSDVHPTGVILALIDRRGQRAMLTGQGADWELLPEEVPQEVLREARHLHLTAWSLFRDPPRAAALTAARLAKEAGATLSLDPGSFQMIQQMGRENFLKIVDGVPFDLIFPNADEARAMSGEDDPGRALDWLRARYPHALVVLKLDEEGALLEGPAQPRTHVPASQDRLIDATGAGDAFGGAFLAGWLAHGDAVRAARLAVQVGGWVVSRFGARPPADADLEARLAPFRTEGVGA
- the mltG gene encoding endolytic transglycosylase MltG, translating into MTRLQGRGTALWVKVLLALVALLLLAALGVFLYLRSLTQPAGGGPYTLEVKPGDTLPQVARTLQAHGIVKNADALRFVMRQNGTAGSLKEGLYDLNGGMNVYQVADKLAGPARIPTVDATIPEGWRLKDIPPILAKAGFDAAAVKAALGDPSLSPYTAGKQKNLEGFVFPAKYEFRVGEAPKEAVREMVTRMNEEFTPENVAKAKALGLSVRGWVTLASMVQAEAANDGEMPVIAGVFLNRLKDGIALGSDPTVAYGLGKNLPELDRSAGDFTRDTPYNTYTRQGLPPTPINNPGQAALLSVLNPKRQMADGRDALYFLHGLNGKIYVNHDYASHLRDVARYR
- a CDS encoding 2Fe-2S iron-sulfur cluster-binding protein, whose translation is MPRITAERYGVIDAQEGERLVLALERGGVDILHRCGGHARCTTCRVHFTEGEPERMTVAERDKLLEKGLLGEARLSCQIECRGEMVLRPLQTVQNTGLEPGKEPADHIEPEPVWVPVPAQG
- a CDS encoding alpha/beta fold hydrolase, with the protein product MADLAGRELVVNGVRLHVVEAGPVDGPLVVLLHGFPEFWRAWERQIGPLARAGFRVVAPDLRGYDLSEKPPGVPAYRLSRLREDVAALIHALGYERAHVVGHDWGGIIAWALAIRQPEVVDRLVILNAPHPAAARRMLRMPRQWLRSWYILFFQLPWLPERFLLRSGRKMLRGTNPAAYTPHDRELYQRAWEQPGAATAMINYYRALPRFGNVKENEVRVPTLVLWGERDVALLPELADGLERWVPDLRVVRFPRASHWVMRDEPVRVNNLLLGFLSI
- a CDS encoding adenine deaminase, with the protein product MTAGEAAKERAARQRLVRVARGLEDGDLLVRGAQVVQPVTREVFGADVLVAGGRVAALVGAGAGVRAARTVEARGAFLAPGFMDAHVHIESSLLTPARFAAAVLPRGTTAVVAEPHEVVNVLGVRGLTWMLEAGRTSGLRVFGSVPSSVPASPFERGGAVLDAAEVAAALRLPGVLGLAELMNYPGVLNEDPGVWDVLEAGRGGRIDGHAAGVAGRDLQAYAAAGPHSDHEATTPEEARERLRAGLWLMVREGSAARNLEALLPVLRERPRRALLVSDDVSVDELLSLGHLDRLLRACVAGGLHPADAVALVTCNPAEYWGLHDLGLVAPGYQADFVLLRDLSGFEVLETFVGGVEARAGTVTPPLPGDSVNLGPGWDTATFDVPAHWPVMQVRPDQITTGVGAPGTGDARLVVADRYGRGDYAACWTSGTGMTGGALAISILHDAHNVAVLGGTDADVRAAGRALEALGGGVVVVAGGEVRASLPLPYAGLMSDRPPQEVAARLSQVTAAARALGCTLPYPVTTLSFLGLSVIPALKLTPRGLLDVQAWQLLPAGRVPAGTEN